The DNA region CTAAATAATAATGAATGATGTCTGCCGGCTATAATTTTAACAAGTTAAAATTAATCTAAATTGCTTTTTGTCAATCTAAAATTCTATGACGCCGGCAGAATTTGAGTATTTAATTCGCAAGACAGTCACCTATCTGGAATTTCACTCGGATGATTCAGCGAAAGAACTAGCCGCCGAGTGGCGAAAAATACTTGCTCAAATGAAGCAGATGAAGAAAAAGAAGGTGAAGATGGAAGCAAAATTAGAAGGTAAAATATTAAAACCAGACGAGCAAAAATAGATAAGCTGATTTTTTTGGCTTGATTTTGAAACTTAATTTTTTGATAAAATCTTACATCATTGATAAAACAAACTCGCCTTCATTCACCGACTCATTAATAGAAAGTTCAAAAACGCTGCCGGCATCCTCAGCACAAACATCCAAGACAGCCGGTAACTCTCCAACTTTATTAAAACTGAGAATCTGGTAAAGCAAATCTCCAGCCTTAACTGCAGTTTCCAAAGCTACTCGATTTTGAATCATGCCGCCGGCAGATGCAAAGTATTTTTTTACCTCGCTTCGTTGCTTTAAAATCATTTCGCGTGCTATATTTTTATCATGGGAAAATGTGCCGGCATATAATATCCCTTTTTGAATTAAATAATTCTTGATGCCTCGAATTCCTTTCTCCACAGATTCAGAATTCATTTGCATCCCCGAACCAAGTTCCAAAGTCCAAGCTTCTATATCAAATTGAATTTCTCTTCCCGATTTAGAAAAACTTTCTTCTAAAGCTAGCCAAGGCTTGATAAACGCTTCATCGAAGGCATCCCCATCATATTTATCCAAGATCATGCCACAATCCAGTAAAAAGTATTTGGCACTTTCTTCCCGATGGCGGAAGTAATAGACAAAATCCACGCATTGATTGGTAGAACTATGCAAGTCTATCAAATAATCTGCATCAATACATAAAGACTGTAACTGATAGCGGTAACGCTCATGATAGGGTACACTTGCCGGAGATTGGATTTTTTCTAACAGCTTTTCAAAGCTTTCTTTTATCCGCTTCAGATAATTTTGCCGAATGGTAGCTGTGTCAAAATTAAGCTGACTTTGCGCGAAGGCGTCTAAATCCTCGCACTCTTTTTCATAATCCCAGAAGATTCGATTCCAGTCTTTTCCATCATAACTGTTGAAGCGCCCTGTGGAAAAATTATGCCCTCGCTGATTAGTTCCCAATGGGTTGCACACCGGCAGCAGCCAAATTTCCCCGGCAAGCTGGGAGGCATCTAATGTCATCAAGAATTCTATCAGTTGGTGAATCACCGCATTGCCGACAATTTCAGCGCCATGCAGGTTCGCTTGCAAGTAAACTTTTTTACCCGGTTGGATGCCGGCAAACTTATAAACTTGCAATGAGAGGCGATCACCAGAAGCAAGTTGCAGTAGTGGAATCGTTGAAATATCTGGAATCATCTTAACTGCCGGCTGGGAACATTTATAAATAGCTACAGGTTGAGTTTTTAATATTCTTAAAAAATATAGAAAGCGAACCCATAAAATATTTTATCATGAATGCCAATTATCATTTAATGACATTTTCCACTCTCAGCGAATTATCATCGCCCTTCAAGAAACCCGGCAAATTATGACAGAAATCGATCAGATAATTAAAAGCTTGCTGCTGGTATAATTCTGGAAAAGAAGCAACAGGTTTCCCTGATTTGGCGCAAGGGGGAAACCTGTTGCTCTCATTAAGCTAGCCGGCCAAACTCTCCAAACTGAGGGGAACCATATCACCGTTCGTTGTGAGTCCTAATAACATGGGTTCCTGCGGTCGAATTAACTTGCCCGTGAGAACGCAGTGTTCTTCTTTTTGCGCGGTTGCTGCCAGACTCGCTCGAATATCCGCCCTGGAAAATTGCGGTCGATAATCTCCTGATTTCTGCTGAACATAATTCCAGAGCAAATCTCGAATTAGGGCTTGATATCCTTGATTGCCAGCGAGTTCTTTGAGTTTTTCCTTCAGCTCTCTCTCCAAGCGTATGCTAGTAACTTCCATTTCAGTGGTCGGAGTGCGAGTGAGGGTATGCATAACTTTTTTCCTCCAGAGGGTAGACAGGCTTGTACTATAAGTGTAGTATATAAGCTGTAGGATTAAAATAGCTGCTTTCAACAAGTATCACCGTGAACATTATTACCCTTATCTCCACGACATGGTCGGCCTTCCATCGCTTTTGCGGCTGGGAATTGGCGGCAATGGACGTGGAGTTTATATTTGAGGGTAGCGATAGCCTGCGATATCGGGCAAAAGATAATAGAAGCAATTTCAAGGGTGCCAGCGATCAGCCGGTCGTGGGGCCACAAATAAACAAACGAAGCGGGAGGTACAGGAGTCATGCTGTACCAAAATAGGATGAAAAGACTCCAACAGGACTTTTTCAGCCCCCGCTTCTAAACATAGAAAGCGGGGGTTTTTTTATGAGGAGTTCAGCTGTGACAAGCATAACTGACGTATTAAGCAGGTCGGTGGTGGTGTTCTCCCAGAACTACTTGCCAGTTAGCCGGATTAACATCAAGCGGGCAATTATTTTATTAGTCACCGGCAAGGCAGAACCACTCGATTTTGTGGGTGGAACAGGTGGCACTTCTTGGCCAGTGCGCTCACCAAATTGCATTTTGCAGGTGCCAGAATACATCCGTCTGACGATAGCCGGCAAAGAACGCATCTGGAAAGTTCCACCCGTAAACCGCCGGGAAGTTTTGCGGCGAGACGGCCACGCCTGCCAATACTGCGGCAGCGGCAAGCATTTGACCTTAGATCACGTCATTCCTCGGTCTAAAGGGGGTCCCCACACCTGGGATAACGTTGTCACCGCCTGCGAACGGTGCAACTCCCACAAAGGCAATCGCACACCCCTACAGGCGGGAATGCCACTTCGCAGCCAACCCAAGGCACCCATCCACCCAGCGGTGTCATTCTCCGAACACTTCTGGCGCGAACAGCAACTTCGGGAATAAGGCATGGGGAATCGGTCTGTACATTCCCCACTCAGCACTCAAAACAACGGGAGACCACCGGCAATGCTGAAGTTCACATACACTGAAACAAGCTTTCATTTAGATCGTCTGGCTCAATCTTTAGAGGAATTGGTTGCCGCACGAGTGATTGTGGCAATGCGAGTTGGCCAAAGCCTCTGCGTTGAACCAATAACGGCGTCCTTTCTACTCCCTGCCGATTTACCCGGTTTGCATTACTTGGAAACTGAGATGCAGCGAGAAGGAAGCGATACGATCTCAGTGTGTGCGGCTGATGCAGAGTATGTTGAAGTCAGCTTGCGGGGGACTTGGGTTGCGGCAGACGGTGAAACCGCTGAGGGGGTGTTTGTCACAGCATTGTGTGATCGCACTGAATTCTTCTTGCTCAAGTGTTGGCAAGAAGCTCAAACTTGCGCCTCTTTTGTAAAGGAAGCCGGTGATTGAAAATTTGACTAAAAAAGGGCGTTCAATTAGACGCCCTTTTTGGTTTAAATTCCTAACGAATTTAATTTTAAACTTGTTACGTTAGGCAACTAAAGATAGCGGCTGCTCGTGTTCGACTCGGCACACATTTGAGTAGAGGTTGGCAATAATTTGTTTCCCTTCTTGTGTGAGTTCTAAATAGCTGAGGGTTTCTTGAATGTAAGGGTAAACTCCGTTCCAATAAAACTTGGGATAGTTGCGCCGTAAATCTCCGGGGTGGCGGTAGTTTAGTGCTTTATTGGTGCCGGTTTCTTCAAATTCGTAGAACAAGGCACCAATTTTGTTTAAGTAGCGGGGATCGCTGAGTTGACCGATGAGATCGGCGGCACGAAGTAGTCCGGGATAGTTGATGGTATCTTGATGATCTTGATCTTTGGGCGCGGGAAAGCGAGTCAGCTCAATATTGCGTTTAATACTTTCGGCATCTATCAGCCGGTGTCCGCCAAATCGCTCATCAATAAACAGTTTGCCCCGATCCACATGATAAGGGGTAAGGCTGGCATCGGTTGCGCCGGCAGCGATACTGACTTTCATTCCGTCTATGCCGGTGGCGTACAATCTTTGCGCGTCGTCATCTTGCCGGCAAACGCCTTTAACATAGCCAATGTCATGGCATAACAGGGAAATAATGAAATGTAGCCAATCTTCGCAGGAAACCCCTCCTTCACGGATATGCTTGCCGCGCAGAATTTCCTGACCGACTAAGGTGACTAAAATAGTGTGTTCGACGTTGTGATAAAGTGCGTCGCTATTATCAATATTTTCTAATGCCATATTGCCGGCCCAGGCAATAATATCTGCATAGTCGGGTTTATATCCCCCATAAGTGCGCTGGTAGCCGGCTTGCAACTGCGGCACAAAGGCATCAATCAAAATTGCTGTTAAATTAAGCATATTCATTTCCCCCAAGACAGAATTTTTACAATTTATTTGAAACTCGCGATAAAGTTTAACTTTATTACACGGTTTTCCGCACCCCATTGCCTTAAGGGCAGGGTTTCTAATGGGTTAACTCACCACTTTTAACCAGCCTCTGCGAACCGCATAAAGCATTCTGTTGATAATGATTTGATCATATTCGCTTAAGGACTCGGCTAACAGTGCCGACCTGAGCTGCTGCCGGTGAGCTTGATTAATGCTACCAGTTTTCCAAACCTGAAAGCAGAGGTCTACAAGGTTAAATTGGGAAATATTTACGAAAAATTGCATAGCGTTAAGCTTTGAAATTTATCTTTATAGTATGAATCATGCCTCCCTTTCTTACTGTGATGCGAATCCAGAAGCTTTTGTGACAAAATCACTCAAGATTTGTGATTTAAATCTCTATGAATTATCTAGGCTTCCTGATAAAATTATCTAGAGGCTACGCTGGCTACCCAAACAAAAACGCCCCGAAGCGCACCCCGGAGCATTTTAAGCAATTAGGTTGTAATTCAATTGTCTTAATGTTGTGGGTGAGGGGTGAAAGATTTTTGCTAAACGTCGCAGTTTTTACACTTCAAGAGCCTGCCGGTGCTAAATCGCTTCGTCAACTTTGCTCAATCGGCTAGTTTCAACCATCCGCGACGAACTGCATAAAGCATTCGATTAATAATTCGGTAGTCAGCTTCGTTCAAAGAATCATTTAATAATGCCGCTTTTAAACTTTGCCGACTCGTAGAAGAAATGCTGCGAGTATTCCAGGCCGAGCAATACAATTCGGCAATATTAGACTGATATAGATTAGTTGATGCTTGCATAGATTTAAATGAAATTCAATCAGTGTTTACCTAAAAAACAGTTAGCACCCAGGATATAAATAGTATTGAGCCGATTTTTCGCTTGAATCAAACCGCTTTTTTTATGCCGAGCTAATATTTTTGTGTGCTCAGCGATTGTTTAGCGGCTCTTTCCATTCATACAGAGGCAGCCATCGTCTCAACATCTAGCTTTTTAACTGCTGCGATTGAACCCCACCAACTGAGACCCAGAGGAATTGTCAAGTGGGTTGCTGGTGGATCAACCCCACTGTTCTTCAGTCTATGCGCTCGTTTTTGCGTCGCCATCTATCTAGAGGAATATCATTAATATTTTATTAAGAAATAAAATAACGAAATCCTGACCGCACAGCAACTCGTCAAACTCTAAACTTCTCTTTTTATCAGCGACATATCCTGAAAAGCTGTAATTTGAACTTAACGACGCAAGCCCTTGTGGTTGCGTCAAATTACATATTTAACCCTGTTTATCTGTAACATTTAAATTTGCAATAATAAAATAAAATGTCAGTGTGACGCAGTGTTGCCGGCTGAAAGCCTCTAGAGAAAAGCTATTAAGTTTAACTTGACATTAAGCAGAAGATATATATTTTTTCTGAAAAACGTTGTCTGAAGAGTGTTGTTGCTGTAATTTTTTCTGCGGTTAGAACTTCTAAAAACCTCTAATTTCTTAGTTAAAATTTCAGTATTTCCCGCATTTAAAGATATAAAGTCTTTATCAAATAGAGGGTATACAATAAAATTGAGTAGGTGAATAAGATTAAAGCTTCTCGCCTGATAATTACATTTTCCCGCAAATACTTAACAAAATCAGAAATCGCCCAATACTCATTTCTAATAACAATCTTCTCCATAATTATAATCTAGATTAATGTGGGTTAGTTGAATAGACTTTGGGTAAATTTTTGTTTAAAGAAACTCATCGCACTTTTGTTTCACCGGCTGTCTTTTGCTTTCAGAAGGGTAGCTTTCGTTTTTTGAGCGGAGGGAAAGCAGATTTTCTGGTTTGCCATTGCAAAAACTGCGTTAATAGTTGTGGAAAGGCTAAAATTAAAAATATAATAGCTATCTTGACTGCAAAATTAAAATGACAGGAGGAATTGCCGGTGGCACGAGTGAGAGTGCGCCAACACGTTAATCCACTCAGCAAGATGTATCAGACGCCGGTGCAGCCGCCGGTTTGGAGTCAAGTCTATGCTGACGCTGCTAAGCCGCTACATCTAGATATTGGTTGCGCTTGGGGGCGATTTTTGCTCAATATGGCGCAATTAGAACCGGCTTGGAATTATCTAGGATTAGAAATTCGGGAAGCACTGGTAGAGCAAGCAATCGTATCGCGAAATCAACTCGGTTTAACTAACCTGCACTATCTGTTTTGCAATGCGAATAACTCATTGAAACCTGTGCTAGAATCCTTGCCGGCTGGCGTTTTACAGCGCGTTACCATTCAGTTTCCCGATCCTTGGTTCAAACACCGGCATCAAAAACGGCGTATGGTGCAACCGGCAATGGTAGAGGATTTAGCTGCCTGTATGACTGCCGGCGGACAGGTTTTTATTCAATCTGATGTTGAAGAAGTAGAAAGGGAAATGTGCGCTCGATTTGACGAGCATCCAGCGTTTAGCAGAACGCACGATGGCGAGGAATGGCTAACAGAAAATCCGCTGCCGGTAGCAACTGAACGCGAAATTTATACCCTAGAAAGGGGTGAGCCGGTGTATCGAGCGTTGTTTGTTCGTCGTTAAATTTGTAGCTTGCTGAGGCGATGGCTTTACGCACAGGTGAAGGCAATATGAAATTCAAAATAATTGAGATTGTCACTCTGTTAATCTCCCTCGGTTTAACCGTGCCGGTGATAGCAGCAAATCAGGCACACATTACGCGATTGCTGCAAACAAAAGAATGCCGGCTTTGCAATCTGAGTAATGCTAACCTAACTAACGCCAACCTCAGTGACGCCGATCTCCGCAATAGCTATCTTGAAGGTGCCGATCTTTCCGGTGCCGATCTTTCTGGTGCTAAACTCAACGGTGCCAAACTTAGAGGTGCCAACTTGAGCAATACCAATTTGATGGGTGCCGATCTTCAGAATGCTAACCTAATAGATGCCAACTTAAGTGGTGCTGACTTAAGATCCGCTCGCTTAAGTTTGGCAAATTTAACCAAGGCGAATCTGAGTAATGCTGATTTAATTGGTGCCTATTTAATTAAAGCCAACCTTGAAGAAGCCAATCTCACCGGCGTTGACTTAACAGATGTTATTTTAACAGGAACGATCATGCCAGATGGAAAAATTCACGAAGACATCAAAAAGTAAAAATGCATCCTACTAACTAGGGTTTTTCCCTATTATTGAACAGCCTAAGTGCGTTTCTAGCCCTTAAAAAGGTGTAATGGCAAAATCGAGCCATCTGATCCGCTCAAATCTCAGCCTTTTCTATAGGAATAAGCCAGAATTATATCCAAGAACGGAACCACATCCGGTGGTTAAAATCGGCTTGTGATATCGGCAACCCCCAATAAACCGGCAGCCAGAAAACTAAGGCAATCAGAATTGCAAAAATTGCGGTTACTCCCAGAATGCGATGTAGCTTTTGGTAACTCCGAAGCCAGCGATCAACCACCCAGGCAAGCGCTAAAAATGAAAACACAGAAGCGCTCATATAAAGATAGATAAAAGTGCAGCGAGTCACCCCTATCCAAGGCAGCCAATTTGCCGCATAATTAATAACTAAATAAAACGGTGTCCACAAGGTTGGCACAACCCACCGGCTGCCATTGACAGGAGAGTTAACGGGTTGGCGATTTGCTGCGACGTTCCTATCTGTTAGCCACATCCAAAGCTGATGCGCTAATAGTAAAAATAACAGCAAAATCGTAGAACTTGAAAGCCACCACAATCCCGGATTTCCCATTGCGTGAACATCATAAATTACCCTACCGACACCTTCAGGTAAAGGAGGATAAGTGGGAACTAATTCAGTGGTATTGCGAGCTTTTTCAAAAAGATACACCATCGGTCGGAGCATGAACGGCCAAGTGTACCAAGCCGAACAATAAGGATGGACATCCTTTCCACTAGGCATCCCCTTGTGAAAACTCAAAATAGCTTTGTGTACGCCCCAAAATCCAAAATCTGTGTTGATTTGCAGGTGAGGAATCCAGACCAAACAATACACAACTGCGGGGATCAGTCCTAAATATAAAAGCATTTGCCAGAAAGGCAATCGCCTTAAATTTTGCAGAGGCGTTTGGTTTTTAGCCACGCGAACCCATTTTAACTTTGAGAGTTTCGCTTGGAATTGCGGATAGTCTAAATCTAAAACATCGATAGTTAAATTTAAAATAGTCGGAAGCCAAGCAGCCAACCAAACTAAATAAATTCCCAGTAGAAATCCTAAGCCGTTCCACTTAACTGCAACAGATGCACCCAAACAAATGCCGGCAAAAACTAACCAAACTGAACGCCGCCTTCCCCGGCTATCTAATGCCAACAAAAACAACCAGTGCCCCAAAAATCCAAAAAACACCAAATACAAATTAATTAAGGCATAGCGAGACTCCACTAAAAGCAAACCATCGGTTGCAGTTAGCAAGCCGGCAATTAAAGCATAACTACGTCGATGAGTGAGTTGGTAGGCAAGACCGGCAACCACTAACGGCAATAAAGACCCAACAAAAGCATTCAACCAGCGATAACTAAACGGAGAAAGCATAATGCCGGTGAATCCGTTTGGTGTGCCGGTTCCGAATGGCAAATGAGAACCGATTAAAATC from Microcoleus sp. FACHB-68 includes:
- a CDS encoding succinylglutamate desuccinylase/aspartoacylase family protein; protein product: MIPDISTIPLLQLASGDRLSLQVYKFAGIQPGKKVYLQANLHGAEIVGNAVIHQLIEFLMTLDASQLAGEIWLLPVCNPLGTNQRGHNFSTGRFNSYDGKDWNRIFWDYEKECEDLDAFAQSQLNFDTATIRQNYLKRIKESFEKLLEKIQSPASVPYHERYRYQLQSLCIDADYLIDLHSSTNQCVDFVYYFRHREESAKYFLLDCGMILDKYDGDAFDEAFIKPWLALEESFSKSGREIQFDIEAWTLELGSGMQMNSESVEKGIRGIKNYLIQKGILYAGTFSHDKNIAREMILKQRSEVKKYFASAGGMIQNRVALETAVKAGDLLYQILSFNKVGELPAVLDVCAEDAGSVFELSINESVNEGEFVLSMM
- a CDS encoding ribbon-helix-helix domain-containing protein, with protein sequence MHTLTRTPTTEMEVTSIRLERELKEKLKELAGNQGYQALIRDLLWNYVQQKSGDYRPQFSRADIRASLAATAQKEEHCVLTGKLIRPQEPMLLGLTTNGDMVPLSLESLAG
- a CDS encoding HNH endonuclease, with translation MTSITDVLSRSVVVFSQNYLPVSRINIKRAIILLVTGKAEPLDFVGGTGGTSWPVRSPNCILQVPEYIRLTIAGKERIWKVPPVNRREVLRRDGHACQYCGSGKHLTLDHVIPRSKGGPHTWDNVVTACERCNSHKGNRTPLQAGMPLRSQPKAPIHPAVSFSEHFWREQQLRE
- a CDS encoding alr0857 family protein, translating into MLKFTYTETSFHLDRLAQSLEELVAARVIVAMRVGQSLCVEPITASFLLPADLPGLHYLETEMQREGSDTISVCAADAEYVEVSLRGTWVAADGETAEGVFVTALCDRTEFFLLKCWQEAQTCASFVKEAGD
- a CDS encoding Npun_R2479 family HD domain-containing metalloprotein, translating into MLNLTAILIDAFVPQLQAGYQRTYGGYKPDYADIIAWAGNMALENIDNSDALYHNVEHTILVTLVGQEILRGKHIREGGVSCEDWLHFIISLLCHDIGYVKGVCRQDDDAQRLYATGIDGMKVSIAAGATDASLTPYHVDRGKLFIDERFGGHRLIDAESIKRNIELTRFPAPKDQDHQDTINYPGLLRAADLIGQLSDPRYLNKIGALFYEFEETGTNKALNYRHPGDLRRNYPKFYWNGVYPYIQETLSYLELTQEGKQIIANLYSNVCRVEHEQPLSLVA
- the trmB gene encoding tRNA (guanosine(46)-N7)-methyltransferase TrmB, with translation MARVRVRQHVNPLSKMYQTPVQPPVWSQVYADAAKPLHLDIGCAWGRFLLNMAQLEPAWNYLGLEIREALVEQAIVSRNQLGLTNLHYLFCNANNSLKPVLESLPAGVLQRVTIQFPDPWFKHRHQKRRMVQPAMVEDLAACMTAGGQVFIQSDVEEVEREMCARFDEHPAFSRTHDGEEWLTENPLPVATEREIYTLERGEPVYRALFVRR
- a CDS encoding pentapeptide repeat-containing protein — encoded protein: MALRTGEGNMKFKIIEIVTLLISLGLTVPVIAANQAHITRLLQTKECRLCNLSNANLTNANLSDADLRNSYLEGADLSGADLSGAKLNGAKLRGANLSNTNLMGADLQNANLIDANLSGADLRSARLSLANLTKANLSNADLIGAYLIKANLEEANLTGVDLTDVILTGTIMPDGKIHEDIKK
- a CDS encoding phospholipid carrier-dependent glycosyltransferase — its product is MNPKSQILKPKFLKQLTYRPVSGFWIAIAGIFLLAATLRFWGINQFNTLVFDEVYYAKYALNYLEGVPLFDAHPPLGKYMIALGILIGSHLPFGTGTPNGFTGIMLSPFSYRWLNAFVGSLLPLVVAGLAYQLTHRRSYALIAGLLTATDGLLLVESRYALINLYLVFFGFLGHWLFLLALDSRGRRRSVWLVFAGICLGASVAVKWNGLGFLLGIYLVWLAAWLPTILNLTIDVLDLDYPQFQAKLSKLKWVRVAKNQTPLQNLRRLPFWQMLLYLGLIPAVVYCLVWIPHLQINTDFGFWGVHKAILSFHKGMPSGKDVHPYCSAWYTWPFMLRPMVYLFEKARNTTELVPTYPPLPEGVGRVIYDVHAMGNPGLWWLSSSTILLLFLLLAHQLWMWLTDRNVAANRQPVNSPVNGSRWVVPTLWTPFYLVINYAANWLPWIGVTRCTFIYLYMSASVFSFLALAWVVDRWLRSYQKLHRILGVTAIFAILIALVFWLPVYWGLPISQADFNHRMWFRSWI